GCTACGGTTTTATCCAGCAGGAAGATGGTCCAGACGTATTTGTGCATTATCGCGCAATCAACGGTTCAGGACACGTATCATTGAAAGAGGGACAAAACGTTACTTTGAATGTTACACAGGGCGAAAAAGGTCCACAGGCTGAGAACGTAACTGCTGTATAATTCTTTAAATTAAAGAATTTATAAAAAGCCGGTCTCCTAGGAGCACCGGCTTTTTTTTATCTACAACTTCTCTTCAGGTTTAAAACGCTAAAACGGAGGAGTATCCAACAGGATGTATTCCTCGTAACACCGTTCGCCGAAATACTCGTATCCCGCATTTTCAAAAGCGGATCCAAACAGCAGGCTATGGATAAAACCGTTCAGCTCAACTTGCTCTGTATGGAAAATTCCACGGGATGGATTCTCCTTTAAAAGAATCAAGATCTGTTCATCATCTGAACGATACTGGATGATCCCTTCATGGGCATCTGTTTTGGCGAGCCTGCGCTTTTGTCCCAGGTCTTTTATCATCATTTTTGATCGGTACCAGGTTCCACCCGTAGCACTGACAAAGGGTTTACCTTCATACAGCGCAATACTGTCATTATAGGCAAAAACAGCGAGGTGGTTATTTGGATCTGAATTGAGCCAGGTTTCGATTTTCACACCAATTTCTGCATCATAGCCATAATTGCTATCGATGAAACCTATCCGCTTGATCCAGCCGGGAATCTGCGCTTGCGATTTGATAAATCCATTGACAAAGCTCCCTCCACCTCTGTGACTGTTCAATATGACCCTGGCTTGAGGATATATTGATCTGAGTGAATCGAGAACCTGAGCAATCATCTCACCATAATTTGGATGTGACCTTTTCCAGGCGGGCCAACTCAGATGAGGGGCTTCCAGGTAAGCCACTGTATAGCGCTCACGAGTATTCTGTCTCAACCATTTGGTTTGAGCATCAATGTACTGAATGTTGAAATGCCAGTCATCGATTTCATTCTTCCGTTTACCCATGGTCCATTCGATACTGTTGCCGTTGGGCAGGGCATATAAAATAAGCATACGGGGCGAGTCAAATATTCCTTCTGTTTCGTAGGGATCATCCACGACCACTCGGATACTGTCCAGTAGATAAAATTCTTGATAAGGAGATTTTGGTTTAACCCCGATGAGTCCATCAGCTTCAGCAAAGCCTTCACTACCCCTTTGTCCAGGGATACCTGGAAGCTGAACATCATAATCATCGTTTGGGGGTTGAATTTTAGAACTGCTGCAATTAAAAATGATAAATCCAGCAAATATTGTTACCCAGAGAAAGTGTTTCATGTTACAAGCTTCCTTCCCCAATTAATGGTACTAGAGTATCAAGACGATATATACCCTGTGTCTACCAACAGGTTTTTATGCTTCCTGGCTTCTGCTACCAAGGCATCACAGCGCTCGTTCTCCGTATTGCCTGCATGACCTTTCACCCAGCGAAATTCCACCTGATGCCTCTCCAGCAAAGTGATAAGAATCTCCCACAGATCTACGTTTTCAGGACGCTTTCCATCAGATTTCTTCCAACCCCGTTTTTTCCATCCATACACCCAGCGTTTGGATACAGAATCCACGATGTATTTGGAATCAGTATGCAGGACAACTTCAGAAGCTTCATTAAGTGCCTGTAATGCAACAATCACAGCCATCATTTCCATACGATTGTTGGTAGTGAGTTTGTAACCTGCTGATAGCTCTTTACGCCTGTGGCCCCTTTGGAGCACAACACCGTAGCCCCCTATCCCGGGATTTGGAGATGCCCCACCATCGGTATGAATGATGATTTCTCCATTAGGATCTGACAAAGATGATTTTGATTCAATTCCAACTTTATCAATATGATTCTTGATAAGGTCTATGAGCTGTTGTGTCACTGGTTCTTTTGCGTGCAGAACACATTCCCGCAGCCATTCAATGGCTTCGATCTCTCGGGGGAAACTTTTATATATTGCACCCTTGAATCCCTTGACTTGCTCAGAAGCTTCATCCCAGGAATTATATATTCCTGGTTGATGTCCCTGGAATACGGCATATACCTTTTTACTCATAATTGATGCAAGAAATGAGGTTTTAAAGCGTCGATGTGAGTGGGTTTATTCACCCCAGAAATTTGAAAAGAATAAATACCGCTCCAAGCACAAAGATAGTCCCAAAAAATCTGTGGTAATTGAGCACAAAATTATCAAAGCCATGATTCATCTTTTCCAGAGGTAACATAATGAGACCTGCTGAGACCCATGTATTAAGCCTTTTATTGACACGCTTCAATTTTTCTGGGCTAAATGCCAGCAAACTCCACATGGGGAAACCTAATATGATGGTTACGATGAGAAACCACTTGAGAGATTCGAGGAGGATTCCCAAACTCAATCCCAGTTCCGGACTACCAGCAGCAGCAACAACTTCATCTGTGTCAGGCATTCGATTAAAAATTAAGAATAAACCAATCAGCGATACGACCATCATAAGTGCCCCGACTGGAAGATGATTTCTAAAATAGAATGAATCTGTATCGCGAATAACATCCAGTGGTTTGGTCCATTTTGAGGCTGAATACCATTTATTCCCCATATGAGACCAATTTGCAATCAGATCAGGTTTCACAAACAAAATCACCCCTACCAGGATCGCAAATAAACTTCCGATGATAAAAAAGAGTTCTATCATTTCAAGATACATTTCAGCCATCATGAGCCTCCAACAAAATTAGGTCCCGTCTTTTTTTTTGAACGTCACTAAACTAATTAATCATTCCATACAATCCAATGGCTTGCTTTAATTCGATTTAAAGACTTGGGGGCCTCATTTTTTCATTGTAATCAGCTCCTTTAGAACGCATCCTGCACGCGCTTTTAGTAACTATTTAATTTTGTGGTGTTTCCGATGGGGAAATCCACGTTGAGAGGATATAAATGCGCAAAGAAAAATTTAGAAATATCGCCATCATCGCCCACGTTGATCATGGAAAAACAACGCTGGTAGATGGGATGCTTCGACAGAGCGGTATTTTCCGTGAGAACCAGGAACTTACTGATAGAGTCATGGACAATATGGATCTGGAGCGTGAACGCGGTATTACCATTAGCGCAAAAAATACAGCCATTGAATATAATGGTGTTAAAATTAACATTATTGATACCCCTGGACATGCTGATTTTGGTGGTGAAGTAGAGCGAGGTCTAAATCTGGTCGATGGGGCCATGTTATTGGTTGATGCCAGTGAGGGCCCACTGCCCCAGACTCGATTCGTTGTGAAAAAGGCTTTGGAAAAAAATCTCCGGATCATTCTGGTGATCAATAAAATTGATCGTCCTGATTCCAGGATTGCTGAAGTTGTTGACGAAGTATTCGACCTCTTTATTGATCTGGATGCCACAGATGAACAGATCGATTTTCCAATTTTGTATACAATCGCCAAAGACGGTATCGCCCATGCGCAACTGGGTGATGATTCGACGACCCTCCGTCCCCTTTTCGAAACCATTATTGATTATATTCAAGGACCTGAGGGATCGGATGATCATGTCCCTCAGTTCCTTATTGCCAATCTTGACTATGATGCCTACGTCGGTCAGATTGCCATTGGTCGCCTGAGAAACGGCGTCCTCAAAATGGGTACAAATTATCTACTGGCAGGCGAACACAAACAAACACCCAATGTGAAATTTTCCGCTTTATACACATTTGATGGTCTTCGACGTCAACAAGTCGAAGAAGTTGTATCTGGTGATATCATTGCCTTTGCAGGTATTGATAACATCTCCATAGGTGACACTATCACTTCAATTGAAAATCCAGATTTATTGCCTCGTATTCATGTGGACGAGCCCACAGTCTCAATGATTTTCTATGTCAATACCAGTCCATTTGCCGGTCAAGATGGTAAATACCTGACTTCAAGACATATTCTTGCCCGACTGGAAAAGGAAATGAAATTCAATGTTTCCCTGCAGATTGAACAACTGAAGAATCGCGCTGACGCCTTTGAAGTCAGAGGCCGCGGCGAACTTCAGATGGCTGTCCTCATCGAGACCATGCGCCGCGAAGGCTATGAGTTTATGGTATCCAAGCCCCGAGTTATCACTAAAGAAATTGACGGCAGATTGTCAGAACCAGTTGAAAAGCTATATCTGGACATTCCTGAAGAATTTGTGGGTGTCATGTCAGAAAAATTGTCCATCCGGAAAGGTCGCATGGCGAATATTATCAACCACGGCAGTGGACGGGTAAATTTAGAATTCAGAATTCCATCTCGTGGACTGATTGGTTTTCGTACCACCTTTATGACTGAAACCAAGGGTGCTGGCGTGATGAATACCATTATGGAGGGTTATGCTCCCTGGTTTGGTCCCATCCCCCAGCGAAATACAGGAGCTCTGGTTTCTGATCGTTCAGGAAAAATCACGGCCTACGCCAGTTTGAGCATGGAAGATCGGGGAGAACTGCAACTCGATGTGGGTACCCAGGTCTACGCCGGAATGGTAATCGGGGAGCGGAATCGTCCTGGAGATCTGGATGTAAATATTACTCGTGAAAAGAAATTGACCAATATGCGTAGCGCAAATGCTGATCAAACTGTCACACTGCGGAAACCTCATCTGCTTACTCTGGATGAGGCGATAGAATTTATCTCTGAGAATGAGCTGGTTGAAATCACACCTGAAAATATCCGCATTCGTAAAATGGAGCTGGATCCCAACAAACGTCTTTCCCAGGCCAGGAAAGATAAGCGGGTTGATGATTAATGTCCTTCCAATACCAAAAAACGAATAGCTATTTTGCTCAGGTTGCCAATGGTCTTGAGGAAATGGCCGCAGCTGAGATTGAAAATCTCGGTGCTTCCAAAGTCAATCAGCGCTTCAGAGGTTTACAATTCACTGCAGATGCAGAAACCGTTTACAGAATCAATTACGGTTCGAGACTGCTCACCCGAATTTTAGCGCCCCTGATTTCCTTCGATTGCCACAGTACCAAATATCTATACAAGACGGCCATGGATATTCCCTGGGAAGAACTCTTTTCACCAGATCAAACCTTTGCCATCTTCTCCCAGGTCAGCAATAGCGCTATCACCCACTCCCAATACGCCTCCCTTAAGCTGAAAGATGCCATTGTGGATCGTTTTCGTGAGAAGGTGAAACGTAGACCCAATGTTGAGTCAAAATACCCTGATATCTGGTTCAATCTCCATATTGAGAACAACCGGGCCGTCATCAGTCTCGATACCAGTGGAGGCTCTTTGCATCGCAGGGGATACCGACTGGATACAGTGGAAGCCCCCATGCAGGAAACGCTGGCCGCAGCTATCGTTCAAATGACCAAATGGGATGGTAAAACCACATTTATCGATCCCATGTGCGGCTCCGGAACCCTCCCTGCTGAAGCTTATATGGCTCTCACCAACCTTCCTTCAGGCTATTTCCGAAAAAGATTTGGGTTTATGAAAATGCCCGATTTCAACAAGGGACTCTGGACGCATGTACGTAAGGAGATGGATGGTGCCTTTGATGCACCTCAAGAAATACCCATTCAAGCATCTGATGTCGA
This genomic interval from Candidatus Neomarinimicrobiota bacterium contains the following:
- a CDS encoding cold-shock protein, which codes for YGFIQQEDGPDVFVHYRAINGSGHVSLKEGQNVTLNVTQGEKGPQAENVTAV
- the rnhA gene encoding ribonuclease HI is translated as MMSKKVYAVFQGHQPGIYNSWDEASEQVKGFKGAIYKSFPREIEAIEWLRECVLHAKEPVTQQLIDLIKNHIDKVGIESKSSLSDPNGEIIIHTDGGASPNPGIGGYGVVLQRGHRRKELSAGYKLTTNNRMEMMAVIVALQALNEASEVVLHTDSKYIVDSVSKRWVYGWKKRGWKKSDGKRPENVDLWEILITLLERHQVEFRWVKGHAGNTENERCDALVAEARKHKNLLVDTGYISS
- the typA gene encoding translational GTPase TypA; the protein is MRKEKFRNIAIIAHVDHGKTTLVDGMLRQSGIFRENQELTDRVMDNMDLERERGITISAKNTAIEYNGVKINIIDTPGHADFGGEVERGLNLVDGAMLLVDASEGPLPQTRFVVKKALEKNLRIILVINKIDRPDSRIAEVVDEVFDLFIDLDATDEQIDFPILYTIAKDGIAHAQLGDDSTTLRPLFETIIDYIQGPEGSDDHVPQFLIANLDYDAYVGQIAIGRLRNGVLKMGTNYLLAGEHKQTPNVKFSALYTFDGLRRQQVEEVVSGDIIAFAGIDNISIGDTITSIENPDLLPRIHVDEPTVSMIFYVNTSPFAGQDGKYLTSRHILARLEKEMKFNVSLQIEQLKNRADAFEVRGRGELQMAVLIETMRREGYEFMVSKPRVITKEIDGRLSEPVEKLYLDIPEEFVGVMSEKLSIRKGRMANIINHGSGRVNLEFRIPSRGLIGFRTTFMTETKGAGVMNTIMEGYAPWFGPIPQRNTGALVSDRSGKITAYASLSMEDRGELQLDVGTQVYAGMVIGERNRPGDLDVNITREKKLTNMRSANADQTVTLRKPHLLTLDEAIEFISENELVEITPENIRIRKMELDPNKRLSQARKDKRVDD
- a CDS encoding class I SAM-dependent RNA methyltransferase; translated protein: MSFQYQKTNSYFAQVANGLEEMAAAEIENLGASKVNQRFRGLQFTADAETVYRINYGSRLLTRILAPLISFDCHSTKYLYKTAMDIPWEELFSPDQTFAIFSQVSNSAITHSQYASLKLKDAIVDRFREKVKRRPNVESKYPDIWFNLHIENNRAVISLDTSGGSLHRRGYRLDTVEAPMQETLAAAIVQMTKWDGKTTFIDPMCGSGTLPAEAYMALTNLPSGYFRKRFGFMKMPDFNKGLWTHVRKEMDGAFDAPQEIPIQASDVDPVAMRVAKRNLSHLPRGSEIYTHRKDYQEITIPPGATLVMNPPYGIRLQTGEDLSTLYKEMGDWLKQKCAGSEAYIYFGERKYLKNIGLRPEWKRPLRNGGLDGRLAKFVMY